A single genomic interval of Koleobacter methoxysyntrophicus harbors:
- a CDS encoding DUF1657 domain-containing protein yields MTVQSDLQKAIASAQSLLGQYSTFAEQTQDKAVKKMFNELSQDMQHHIDTLNLRLDYLKKNNPMFQQQ; encoded by the coding sequence ATGACAGTGCAGAGTGATCTGCAGAAGGCCATAGCAAGTGCCCAGTCACTTTTAGGCCAGTATTCTACCTTTGCCGAACAGACCCAGGACAAGGCTGTTAAAAAAATGTTTAATGAATTGTCTCAAGATATGCAGCATCATATAGATACCCTTAATTTAAGGCTCGATTACCTCAAAAAAAACAATCCCATGTTTCAGCAGCAGTAA
- the spoVAE gene encoding stage V sporulation protein AE, which produces MYIKAFLVGGLICLASQLVMDLTKLTPAHVLVGLTVIGGILGGLGLYEPLIQFAGAGATMPISSFGNSLVKGAITEAKRHGAIGILTGMFELTSTGITAAIVFGFLIALVFKPKG; this is translated from the coding sequence ATGTATATAAAGGCTTTTCTGGTAGGTGGATTAATCTGTTTAGCTTCGCAACTTGTTATGGATTTAACAAAATTGACCCCGGCTCATGTTTTGGTAGGATTGACGGTAATCGGAGGGATTTTAGGGGGATTGGGCTTATATGAGCCATTAATTCAATTTGCCGGTGCGGGAGCTACGATGCCCATTTCTAGTTTCGGAAACTCACTGGTAAAGGGAGCAATCACTGAAGCAAAAAGACACGGTGCTATCGGAATTCTAACAGGAATGTTTGAACTTACAAGTACCGGGATTACAGCAGCAATCGTTTTCGGTTTTCTTATTGCTCTGGTATTTAAACCAAAAGGATGA